The following is a genomic window from Opitutaceae bacterium.
GGACCGGAGACCGCCGAGCCGAAAGGCTACATTGCCAGCATCCAAAGCCGAGACGGCACGATTCATCTCATCAGCAGTGCGCTGCACTACGAATTCAACGCAGCCTGGATTCGAGAGAAAATGCCCGCGGCCACTCCTTGATTTCATTTTTTCATCATTTCCGTCATCGTATTCCATGTCTGCTTCCAGTCCTACTTCTCATTCCGCTCCCAATTCTCGAGCGCGCGTCATCGTCGCGGGTGCCGGGCCGTCCGGCATCGTCGCTGCCATCGCCGCAGCGCGGGAAGGAGCGCAAACCACCCTGCTTGAGCAGAACGGCTTTGTCGGGGGCGTCGCCGGCATGGGTCTCGGCCTTCAGGGCTTCTACGACACCTCGGCCCGTCGCGTTATCGGTGGCATCCCTTGGGAATTCGTGCGCCGCATGATCGACCGCGGCCTGTGCGTGATCATGCGCAACGACGACGATCCCAAGGACCCTTTCTACCTCTCGCGCTATATCCGCTTCAATCCCGAGCTCTTCAAACGCACCGCCACGGAAATGCTGCTCGAAGCCGGCGTGAACATGGTTGTACGCAGCATGGTCACGAACATCGTTCGCGAGGGCAGTCGCGTCACTGGCGTGGTTGTGGAGAACAAGTCCGGTTCGTCGCAGCTCTCTGCCGACTGCCTTGTAGACTGCACCGGCGACGGGGACCTTGCAGCTCGGGCGGGTGCCCAACACGAGATAGGCAGTCGTGGCGACGGCGTGTTGCAGCCAATGACGATGCTTTTCTTCCTTTCGCATGTGAACGTGCCGCGGGCCGAGCAACACGGCGTGCTCAAACGGCAGCCTTGGAACGTCGTTGAGCCGAAGCGTCTAATCGGTAAGATCAACAGCTACCGGCTCAATCTCATGCCTTGGGTCGGACAGTTGTCTCAAGCTATTCCTGAGGTGCCTCGCATCACGGGCACAAATTTCCACGACTACGGCAATGGCATCTTCCACACTGGAAATTTCATCCATATCAGCCATTTAGATGGATCGAACGGCGACCAGCTCGCCAAGGCCGAGACAATTGGCCGCACTGTCGTGTGGCGTCTCGTCGAGTTCCTGCAGCGGAACGTACCGGGGTTCGAGAACGTCAACCTCGTGCAGATCGCTACACACGTTGGTGTGCGCGAGACGCGCCGTATTCATGGTCACTATTATCTGACCGTCGAAGACGCGCGGAAGGCGCGCCAGTTTGCGGACAACGTCGCGCAGTGCGGTAACCTCATGGACATCCATGACAATCACGCATCGGACTACGTGAGCCTAGCCTCTGGCACGCAAATCGATGGCGGGCTAAGTTTCGGCATGCCCTATCGCTGCCTCGTGCCCCAAGGGGTGGATGCGCTTCTTATGGCGGGACGTTGCGTATCGGGCAGCCGCGAGGCCCAATCATCCTTCCGCGTGATGGGCACCTGCATGGCCATGGGGCAGGCGGCTGGTACCGCGGCGGCGCTGACGGCCCTGGCAGGGACCGTGCCGCGCCTCATTGATCCGCAGGCGCTGCGCGCGCGCCTCGTCGAGGTGGATGCCATGGTTGACAGCCCCGGCATACCCGCATTCGCCGCAGCCGAAGATGCACGGATAAATTGAAGAATGTTGGCCACGGCTGAGATGAAAGACCGTCTATCACCCGCATGGCGCATTCACCGCCCAATGTCTCCCAGTCGGCGGGACCGGCGCTTGGACCGTGGCACCCTCGCCGCAAACGTCAATTTCGAGCGAATCCATGGAGTGGCGCGGAGTCCTCGCGCTTGGCAGCACTGATGGGTTTCTCCTTTTCGCTCCCGAAGAGCGCAAGAAGGCAGTCTCGATCATTGCCAAATTCGCCGCCGAAATGTCAGCTATCGAGAATGACTCTGATATCCGTCCGGAGGCCGCGATTGAATTGGGGCGCTCCGCGGCGCACTATCGCGCGGCTGCGAGAGCTTTTCCAGCGCTGGAAACTTGACTCTCCGCTCGTTGGATCTTGAGGCCTGTTTCGGCACCGAACCATAGCTCCCTTGATTTTCGCGGTCCCCGAAACAGTCCGCCCGACGGGATATTCTAAGAAACTTCCGGCATGCGCGCCATCGACCTTATCGTCATCTTCGGCTATTTCACCGCGATTCTTGGAGTGGGCCTCTGGTTTTCCCGGCAAAATAGCAGCACGGACCGCTATTTCCTAGGCAATCGCAATTTTCCTGGCTGGGCAGTAGGCCTGAGCTTCATCGGCTCGACCATCAGTTCGGTAACTTTCATCGCATACCCGGCAGATAGTTTCCGCACTGCTTGGGTGCGCCTCGCACCCTCGTTTGCGTATCCGCTCGTGGTGGCGGTCGCCGCCTTCCTGTTCATCCCGTTGTTTCGCTCGGGTTCTGCACGGTCGGCCTATCACTATCTATCCCTGCGATTTGGTCCGTCGATCGCGGCCTATGCGGCCATGATTTATCTCACGGCACA
Proteins encoded in this region:
- a CDS encoding FAD-dependent oxidoreductase, whose product is MSASSPTSHSAPNSRARVIVAGAGPSGIVAAIAAAREGAQTTLLEQNGFVGGVAGMGLGLQGFYDTSARRVIGGIPWEFVRRMIDRGLCVIMRNDDDPKDPFYLSRYIRFNPELFKRTATEMLLEAGVNMVVRSMVTNIVREGSRVTGVVVENKSGSSQLSADCLVDCTGDGDLAARAGAQHEIGSRGDGVLQPMTMLFFLSHVNVPRAEQHGVLKRQPWNVVEPKRLIGKINSYRLNLMPWVGQLSQAIPEVPRITGTNFHDYGNGIFHTGNFIHISHLDGSNGDQLAKAETIGRTVVWRLVEFLQRNVPGFENVNLVQIATHVGVRETRRIHGHYYLTVEDARKARQFADNVAQCGNLMDIHDNHASDYVSLASGTQIDGGLSFGMPYRCLVPQGVDALLMAGRCVSGSREAQSSFRVMGTCMAMGQAAGTAAALTALAGTVPRLIDPQALRARLVEVDAMVDSPGIPAFAAAEDARIN